DNA sequence from the bacterium genome:
TCCATACGATTTCAGGCGTCCTGCCAGCGGTCCTGCAGGATGAACAGCAGGGCGTTGACCACGAACGCCATACCCAGCAGAATCACGCTGAGCGCCAGGGCGGTGTTGAAATTGCCCTGGCGCGTTTCCAGCACAATGGCGGTGGTCAGCACACGGGTGCGCCCTTCGATATTGCCGCCCACCATCATCACTGCGCCCACTTCGGAG
Encoded proteins:
- a CDS encoding tungstate transporter permease; translation: SEVGAVMMVGGNIEGRTRVLTTAIVLETRQGNFNTALALSVILLGMAFVVNALLFILQDRWQDA